Proteins from a single region of Streptomyces vinaceus:
- a CDS encoding O-acetyl-ADP-ribose deacetylase, with amino-acid sequence MVRITLVHGDITAEHADAVVNAANSSLLGGGGVDGAIHRRGGPEILDACRALRASQYGKGLPTGRAVATTAGKLPARWVIHTVGPVWSRDEDRSELLASCYRESLRVAAELGARTVAFPAISTGIFGWPMDDGARIAVETARAAAAAPVEEVRFVLFDEKAYAVFEAALG; translated from the coding sequence ATGGTGCGCATCACCCTCGTCCACGGCGACATCACGGCCGAGCACGCGGACGCGGTCGTCAACGCGGCGAACTCCTCGCTGCTCGGCGGTGGCGGAGTGGACGGCGCCATCCACCGGCGCGGCGGCCCCGAGATCCTGGACGCCTGCCGGGCGCTGCGCGCCTCGCAGTACGGCAAGGGGCTGCCGACGGGCCGGGCCGTGGCCACGACGGCCGGCAAGCTCCCGGCGCGCTGGGTGATCCACACGGTGGGCCCGGTCTGGTCCCGGGACGAGGACCGGTCGGAGCTGCTGGCCTCCTGCTACCGCGAGTCCCTGCGGGTCGCGGCCGAGCTGGGGGCCCGTACGGTCGCCTTCCCGGCGATCTCCACCGGCATCTTCGGCTGGCCGATGGACGACGGCGCCCGCATCGCGGTCGAAACGGCCCGCGCGGCCGCGGCCGCCCCGGTGGAGGAGGTCCGGTTCGTGCTCTTCGACGAGAAGGCGTACGCGGTCTTCGAGGCGGCGCTGGGGTAG
- a CDS encoding phytoene desaturase family protein, with amino-acid sequence MPSILDAVVVGAGPNGLTAAVELARRGFSVAVFEAAETVGGGARTEELTLPGFRHDPCSAVHPLGIGSPVFSTMPLKRYGLEWLHPPLPMAHPFDDGTAAVLSRSVSETAASLGPRDAGTYRRLVQPFLGRWDTLVRDFMSLPSTALPRDPLTLARFGLTGLPPSTWLLNRFHEERARALFAGLVAHVMAPLGGIGTSAVGLVFALAAHAGGWPMPRGGSQSISDALAGYLRDLGGAVHTGFEVKRLDDLPPARAYVFDTSPTALARIARLGRAYDGYRYGAAAFKVDYALSGPVPWTAEAPRRAGTVQIGPRARDIDAALQLATGGRAPRNPFLITAQPSLVDPGRAPEGKHVFWAYGHVPAGWGGSLTDAVERQIERFAPGFRDLVLARATAGPPELAARNPNYVGGDIACGAASGLQLLLRPKLSLFPYSTAHPAVFLCSSATPPGPGVHGMSGHNAAKAVWRHLRKVSS; translated from the coding sequence GTGCCGTCGATTCTCGATGCGGTCGTGGTGGGGGCGGGGCCCAACGGGCTGACGGCCGCCGTCGAGCTGGCCCGGCGCGGCTTCTCGGTGGCCGTCTTCGAGGCCGCTGAGACGGTCGGGGGCGGGGCCCGCACGGAGGAACTCACCCTCCCGGGCTTCCGGCACGACCCCTGCTCGGCCGTGCACCCGCTCGGCATCGGCTCCCCGGTGTTCTCCACCATGCCGCTGAAGCGGTACGGGCTGGAGTGGCTGCACCCCCCGCTGCCCATGGCGCACCCCTTCGACGACGGCACCGCCGCCGTGCTCTCCCGCTCCGTCTCCGAGACGGCGGCCTCCCTCGGCCCGCGCGACGCGGGCACCTACCGGAGGCTGGTGCAGCCCTTCCTCGGCAGATGGGACACCCTGGTACGGGACTTCATGTCCCTGCCGTCGACCGCCCTGCCCCGGGACCCCCTCACCCTGGCCCGCTTCGGGCTCACCGGCCTGCCGCCCTCCACCTGGCTGCTGAACCGCTTCCACGAGGAGCGGGCGCGGGCCCTGTTCGCCGGGCTCGTCGCGCACGTCATGGCCCCGCTGGGCGGCATCGGGACGAGCGCCGTGGGCCTGGTCTTCGCCCTCGCCGCGCACGCGGGCGGCTGGCCCATGCCGCGCGGCGGCTCGCAGTCCATCTCCGACGCCCTCGCCGGGTACCTGCGCGACCTCGGCGGCGCGGTCCACACCGGCTTCGAGGTCAAACGCCTCGACGACCTGCCGCCGGCGAGGGCGTACGTCTTCGACACCTCGCCGACCGCGCTGGCCCGGATCGCCCGGCTGGGGCGCGCCTACGACGGCTACCGCTACGGCGCCGCCGCCTTCAAGGTCGACTACGCCCTGTCCGGCCCCGTGCCCTGGACCGCCGAGGCCCCGCGCCGGGCCGGAACCGTACAGATCGGCCCGCGCGCCCGCGACATCGACGCCGCCCTCCAGCTGGCCACCGGCGGGCGGGCCCCCCGCAATCCCTTCCTGATCACCGCCCAGCCCAGTCTCGTGGACCCCGGGCGGGCGCCCGAGGGCAAGCACGTGTTCTGGGCGTACGGGCACGTCCCCGCGGGCTGGGGCGGCAGCCTCACCGACGCCGTCGAGCGGCAGATCGAGCGCTTCGCCCCGGGCTTCCGCGACCTGGTGCTGGCCCGTGCCACCGCCGGACCGCCGGAGCTGGCCGCCCGCAACCCCAACTACGTCGGCGGCGACATCGCCTGCGGCGCGGCCTCCGGGCTCCAGCTGCTGCTGCGCCCCAAGCTGTCCCTGTTCCCGTACTCGACCGCCCACCCGGCCGTGTTCCTGTGCTCGTCCGCCACCCCGCCCGGCCCCGGCGTGCACGGCATGTCCGGGCACAACGCGGCCAAGGCCGTCTGGCGCCATCTGAGAAAGGTCTCCTCCTGA
- a CDS encoding inositol monophosphatase family protein, with amino-acid sequence MIEEFLAQDLSAVEEAIRKAAAVEIMPRFRQLADHEVDQKNGPHDLVTVADRKAEEHLTASLTRLLPGSAVVGEEAVHADPTVYGALRADAPVWIVDPVDGTRQFVAGDAAFCTLVALAHRGEILASWTFAPALEELATAVRGQGAYVNGERIHSGSPEPGADLRIAMAHPLYTSDEDKALLARLDVPGIAARPCGSAGLEYLKVARGEMDGLAFTWPSAWDHAAGLLLVAEAGGAQSTVAGVPFRVDRDNALPFAVGRDEATALRIRALLRGA; translated from the coding sequence ATGATCGAAGAGTTCCTGGCCCAAGACCTGTCCGCAGTGGAAGAAGCCATACGCAAGGCGGCGGCGGTCGAGATCATGCCGAGATTCCGCCAGCTCGCCGACCACGAGGTGGACCAGAAGAACGGCCCGCACGACCTGGTGACGGTCGCCGACCGCAAGGCCGAGGAGCACCTCACGGCCTCCCTGACCCGCCTGCTGCCCGGCTCCGCCGTCGTCGGCGAGGAGGCCGTCCACGCCGACCCGACCGTGTACGGGGCGCTGCGCGCCGACGCGCCGGTCTGGATCGTGGACCCGGTCGACGGCACCCGGCAGTTCGTCGCCGGCGACGCGGCCTTCTGCACCCTGGTCGCACTGGCCCACCGCGGCGAGATCCTCGCCTCCTGGACCTTCGCCCCGGCGCTGGAGGAGCTGGCCACCGCCGTGCGCGGGCAGGGCGCGTACGTCAACGGCGAGCGGATCCACAGCGGTTCGCCGGAGCCGGGCGCCGACCTGCGGATCGCCATGGCCCACCCGCTCTACACCTCCGACGAGGACAAGGCGCTCCTGGCGCGGCTCGACGTCCCCGGGATCGCGGCGCGGCCCTGCGGCTCGGCGGGCCTGGAGTACCTGAAGGTGGCCCGCGGGGAGATGGACGGCCTGGCCTTCACCTGGCCCTCCGCGTGGGACCACGCGGCCGGACTGCTGCTGGTAGCCGAGGCGGGCGGCGCGCAGAGCACCGTCGCAGGGGTCCCCTTCCGGGTGGACCGGGACAACGCGCTGCCGTTCGCGGTGGGGCGCGACGAGGCCACGGCCCTGCGGATCCGCGCGCTGCTGCGCGGCGCGTAG
- a CDS encoding NCS1 family nucleobase:cation symporter-1, whose translation MPDHPTAETGDRVELAPGEVPSDDRFANPDLLPVPVADRRWTTYNFTALWVGMAHNIPSWLLASGLVALGMDWKQAVFTIALANVIVLGPMLLTGHAGPKYGIPFPVLARASFGVRGANLAAVIRAAVACAWFGIQTWIGGSGIYVLLGKIFGGWEGAAEIGGEPWPLWLCFALFWVLELAIIYRGMEALRRFENWAAPFVIVGALALLVWIGVKAGGFGELLDQPSRLGWGAEFWPVFFPALMGMIAFWSTLSLNIPDFTRFGAGQRSQILGQTLGLPTTMTLFALLSVFVTSGSEAVYGVAIWDPVELVAKTDSVFGLLFALVTVLIATISVNIAANVVSPAYDLSNLAPRLIDFRRGALITGVVGVLIMPWKLTSTPELYIFTWLGLVGGLLGTVAGILIADYWIVRRTRLSLPDLYREGGPYWYAGGWNVRALAAFAVGGVLAVGGSHSAPGKGPFPEEGLIPLLKPLADYGWAVGLATSTLLYTVLMGGARTGSPGGHREYGGRT comes from the coding sequence ATGCCGGATCACCCGACCGCCGAAACCGGGGACCGTGTCGAGCTCGCCCCCGGTGAGGTCCCCTCCGACGACCGCTTCGCCAACCCCGACCTGCTGCCCGTGCCCGTCGCCGACCGGCGCTGGACCACGTACAACTTCACGGCCCTGTGGGTCGGCATGGCGCACAACATCCCCTCCTGGCTCCTCGCCTCCGGGCTGGTGGCCCTGGGGATGGACTGGAAGCAGGCCGTCTTCACCATCGCGCTCGCCAACGTCATCGTGCTGGGGCCGATGCTGCTCACCGGGCACGCCGGCCCCAAGTACGGGATCCCGTTCCCCGTGCTGGCCCGGGCCTCCTTCGGGGTGCGCGGGGCCAATCTGGCCGCAGTGATCCGGGCGGCCGTGGCCTGCGCCTGGTTCGGGATCCAGACCTGGATCGGCGGATCCGGTATCTACGTGCTCCTCGGCAAGATCTTCGGCGGCTGGGAGGGCGCCGCGGAGATCGGCGGCGAGCCGTGGCCGCTGTGGCTGTGCTTCGCCCTCTTCTGGGTCCTCGAACTCGCCATCATCTACCGGGGGATGGAAGCCCTGCGGCGGTTCGAGAACTGGGCCGCGCCCTTCGTCATCGTCGGCGCGCTGGCCCTGCTCGTGTGGATCGGGGTGAAGGCGGGCGGCTTCGGCGAACTGCTCGACCAGCCCTCCCGGCTCGGCTGGGGCGCGGAGTTCTGGCCGGTCTTCTTCCCCGCCCTCATGGGGATGATCGCCTTCTGGTCCACCCTCTCGCTCAACATCCCCGACTTCACCCGCTTCGGCGCCGGGCAGCGCTCCCAGATCCTCGGCCAGACCCTCGGACTGCCGACGACGATGACCCTCTTCGCGCTGCTGTCGGTGTTCGTCACCTCCGGCTCGGAAGCGGTGTACGGGGTCGCGATCTGGGACCCGGTGGAGCTCGTCGCCAAGACCGACAGCGTCTTCGGACTGCTCTTCGCCCTGGTCACCGTACTGATCGCGACGATCTCGGTGAACATCGCGGCCAACGTCGTCTCCCCGGCGTACGACCTGTCCAACCTGGCGCCACGCCTGATCGACTTCCGTCGCGGCGCCCTGATCACGGGGGTCGTCGGCGTACTGATCATGCCGTGGAAGCTGACCTCCACCCCCGAGCTCTACATCTTCACCTGGCTCGGCCTCGTCGGCGGGCTGCTCGGCACGGTCGCGGGCATCCTCATCGCGGACTACTGGATCGTGCGGCGCACCCGGCTCTCCCTGCCCGACCTGTACCGGGAGGGCGGCCCGTACTGGTACGCGGGCGGCTGGAACGTACGGGCGCTGGCGGCCTTCGCGGTCGGCGGGGTGCTGGCCGTCGGCGGCTCGCACTCGGCCCCCGGCAAGGGCCCCTTCCCCGAGGAGGGCCTGATCCCCCTCCTGAAGCCGCTCGCCGACTACGGCTGGGCGGTGGGCCTGGCCACGTCCACGCTGCTCTACACGGTGCTCATGGGCGGGGCGCGCACCGGTTCACCGGGAGGCCACCGCGAGTACGGCGGACGGACATGA
- a CDS encoding TIGR03842 family LLM class F420-dependent oxidoreductase translates to MDFGLVLQTDPPASRVVSLMKRAERNGFRYGWTFDSAVLWQEPFVIYSQILANTQKLHIGPMVTNPGTRTWEVTASTFATLNDMYGNRTVCGIGRGDSAMRVAGRKPNTLARLGEAIDVIRDLAEGREAEVDGNALRIPWVRGGKLPVWMAAYGPKALALAGEKADGFILQLADPYLTEWMVGSVRQAAERAGRDPDALTICVAAPAYVGEDLAHARDQCRWFGGMVGNHVADLVGRYGEHSGMVPDALTEYIKAREGYDYSHHGRAGNPSADFVPDEIVDRFCLLGPPEAHIEKLRTLRDLGVDQFAVYDMHDAQEATIDAYGQHVIPALRA, encoded by the coding sequence ATGGACTTCGGCCTCGTCCTCCAGACGGACCCGCCCGCCTCCCGCGTCGTCAGCCTCATGAAGCGCGCCGAGCGCAACGGCTTCCGGTACGGCTGGACCTTCGACTCGGCGGTCCTGTGGCAGGAACCCTTCGTCATCTACAGCCAGATCCTCGCCAACACGCAGAAGCTGCACATCGGCCCGATGGTCACCAACCCCGGCACCCGCACCTGGGAGGTCACCGCCTCCACCTTCGCCACCCTCAACGACATGTACGGCAACCGCACGGTCTGCGGGATCGGCCGCGGCGACTCGGCGATGCGGGTCGCCGGACGCAAGCCCAACACCCTGGCCCGCCTCGGCGAGGCCATCGACGTCATCCGCGACCTCGCCGAAGGCCGGGAGGCCGAGGTCGACGGCAACGCGCTGCGGATCCCGTGGGTCCGGGGCGGGAAGCTCCCCGTCTGGATGGCCGCCTACGGGCCCAAGGCGCTGGCCCTGGCCGGGGAGAAGGCGGACGGGTTCATCCTCCAGCTCGCCGACCCCTACCTCACCGAGTGGATGGTCGGCTCGGTCCGGCAGGCCGCCGAACGGGCCGGGCGCGACCCGGACGCGCTCACCATCTGCGTCGCGGCGCCGGCGTACGTGGGCGAGGACCTGGCCCACGCCCGCGACCAGTGCCGCTGGTTCGGCGGGATGGTCGGCAACCACGTCGCCGACCTCGTCGGCCGCTACGGCGAGCACTCCGGCATGGTGCCCGACGCCCTCACCGAGTACATCAAGGCCCGCGAGGGCTACGACTACAGCCACCACGGCCGCGCCGGGAACCCGTCCGCCGACTTCGTGCCCGACGAGATCGTGGACCGCTTCTGCCTGCTCGGCCCGCCCGAGGCCCACATCGAGAAGCTGCGGACCCTGCGCGACCTGGGCGTCGACCAGTTCGCCGTGTACGACATGCACGACGCCCAGGAGGCCACCATCGACGCGTACGGGCAGCACGTGATCCCGGCGCTCAGAGCCTGA
- the hydA gene encoding dihydropyrimidinase, protein MSIRTLIRGGLVITAADELHADVLIEDGRVAALAAHGSAAAEAWTADRTIDASGKYVIPGGVDAHTHMELPFGGTAASDTFETGTRAAAWGGTTTIVDFAVQSMGQALRQGLDTWYDKADGKCSVDYAFHMILSDVNEGTLKEMDHLVGEGVTSFKLFMAYPGVFYSDDGQILRAMQRASGNGGLIMMHAENGIAIDVLVEQALARGETDPRHHGEVRKVLLEAEATHRAIQLARVAGSPLYVVHVSAEEAVAELAAARDKGLPVFGETCPQYLFLSTDNLEEPDFQGAKYVCSTPLRPKEHQAALWRGLRTNDLQVVSTDHCPFCFRGQKELGRGDFSKIPNGLPGVENRMDLLHQAVLDGHISRRRWIEIACASPARMFGLYPQKGTIAPGSDADIVLYDPHAEQVISAETHHMNVDYSAYEGKRITGRVDTVLSRGELVIDRREYTGRAGHGVFVPRSTCQYL, encoded by the coding sequence ATGTCCATCCGCACCCTCATCCGCGGCGGCCTCGTCATCACGGCCGCCGACGAACTCCACGCAGACGTCCTCATCGAGGACGGCCGCGTCGCCGCCCTCGCGGCCCACGGCTCGGCGGCCGCCGAAGCCTGGACGGCCGACCGCACCATCGACGCGAGCGGGAAGTACGTCATCCCCGGCGGGGTCGACGCCCACACCCACATGGAACTGCCCTTCGGCGGGACCGCCGCCTCCGACACCTTCGAGACCGGCACCCGGGCCGCCGCCTGGGGCGGCACCACCACCATCGTCGACTTCGCCGTGCAGAGCATGGGCCAGGCCCTGCGCCAGGGACTCGACACCTGGTACGACAAGGCCGACGGCAAGTGTTCCGTCGACTACGCCTTCCACATGATCCTCTCGGACGTCAACGAGGGGACCCTGAAGGAGATGGACCACCTGGTGGGGGAGGGCGTCACCTCCTTCAAGCTGTTCATGGCCTACCCCGGGGTCTTCTACAGCGACGACGGGCAGATCCTGCGCGCCATGCAGCGTGCCTCCGGCAACGGCGGACTGATCATGATGCACGCCGAGAACGGCATCGCGATCGACGTCCTCGTCGAACAGGCCCTGGCCCGCGGCGAGACCGACCCCCGCCACCACGGCGAGGTCCGCAAGGTCCTCCTCGAAGCCGAGGCCACGCACCGGGCGATCCAGCTCGCGCGCGTCGCCGGCTCCCCGCTGTACGTGGTCCACGTCTCGGCCGAGGAGGCGGTGGCCGAGCTGGCCGCCGCCCGGGACAAGGGCCTGCCGGTGTTCGGCGAGACCTGCCCGCAGTACCTGTTCCTGTCCACCGACAACCTCGAAGAGCCCGATTTCCAGGGCGCCAAGTACGTCTGCTCCACCCCGCTGCGGCCCAAGGAGCACCAGGCCGCGCTCTGGCGGGGCCTGCGGACCAACGACCTCCAGGTCGTCTCCACCGACCACTGCCCGTTCTGCTTCCGAGGCCAGAAGGAGCTCGGCCGCGGGGACTTCTCCAAGATCCCGAACGGGCTGCCGGGGGTGGAGAACCGGATGGACCTCCTCCACCAGGCCGTCCTGGACGGGCACATCAGCCGCCGCCGCTGGATCGAGATCGCCTGCGCGAGCCCGGCCCGGATGTTCGGCCTCTACCCGCAGAAGGGCACCATCGCGCCGGGTTCCGACGCCGACATCGTCCTCTACGATCCGCACGCCGAGCAGGTCATCTCCGCCGAGACGCACCACATGAACGTGGACTACTCGGCGTACGAGGGCAAGCGGATCACCGGACGCGTCGACACCGTGCTCTCCCGCGGCGAACTCGTCATCGACCGGCGCGAGTACACGGGCCGGGCCGGCCACGGGGTCTTCGTCCCCCGCTCCACCTGCCAGTACCTCTAA
- a CDS encoding aspartate aminotransferase family protein, whose product MTNPIPLHSRHQAVLPDWLALYYDRPIELTHGEGRHVWDADGNRYLDFFGGILTTMTAHALPEVTKAVAEQAGRLIHSSTLYLNRPMIELAERVAALSGIPEARVFFTTSGTEANDTALLLATAYRRSNQILAMRNSYHGRSFSTVSITGNRGWSPTSLSPLQTYYVHGAVRTRGPFAHLDDSAFTAAAVADLEDVLGQARGGVAALIAEPVQGVGGFTAPPDGLYGAFREVLDRHGILWISDEVQTGWGRTGDHFWGWQAHGQSGPPDILTFAKGIGNGMSIGGVVARAEVMNCIDTNSISTFGGSPVTMAAGVANLAYLLEHDLQGNARRVGGLLLERLRAISATVPAVREVRGRGLMAGLELTRPGTDEADPEAAAAVLEAAREGGLLLGKGGGYNTSVLRIAPPLSLTVAEAEEGAEILERALHSIV is encoded by the coding sequence GTGACCAACCCGATCCCCCTGCACAGCCGCCACCAGGCCGTACTGCCCGACTGGCTCGCGCTCTACTACGACCGCCCCATCGAGCTCACGCACGGCGAGGGCCGCCACGTCTGGGACGCAGACGGCAACCGCTACCTCGACTTCTTCGGCGGCATCCTCACCACGATGACCGCCCACGCGCTGCCCGAGGTCACCAAGGCCGTCGCCGAGCAGGCCGGCCGGCTCATCCACTCCTCCACCCTGTACCTCAACCGCCCGATGATCGAGCTGGCCGAGCGGGTCGCCGCCCTCTCCGGCATCCCCGAGGCGCGGGTCTTCTTCACCACCTCCGGCACCGAGGCCAACGACACCGCCCTCCTGCTGGCGACCGCGTACCGCCGCTCCAACCAGATCCTGGCGATGCGCAACAGCTACCACGGCCGGTCCTTCTCGACCGTCTCCATCACCGGGAACCGCGGCTGGTCCCCGACCAGCCTCTCGCCGCTGCAGACGTACTACGTCCACGGCGCGGTCCGCACCCGCGGCCCCTTCGCGCACCTCGACGACTCCGCGTTCACCGCGGCCGCCGTCGCCGACCTCGAAGACGTGCTCGGCCAGGCCCGCGGCGGGGTCGCCGCCCTCATCGCCGAACCCGTCCAGGGCGTCGGCGGGTTCACCGCGCCGCCCGACGGGCTGTACGGGGCCTTCCGCGAGGTGCTCGACCGCCACGGCATCCTCTGGATCAGCGACGAGGTGCAGACCGGCTGGGGCCGTACCGGCGACCACTTCTGGGGCTGGCAGGCCCACGGGCAGAGCGGCCCGCCGGACATCCTCACCTTCGCCAAGGGCATCGGCAACGGCATGTCCATCGGCGGGGTCGTCGCCCGCGCCGAGGTGATGAACTGCATCGACACCAACTCCATCTCCACCTTCGGCGGTTCCCCGGTCACCATGGCGGCCGGCGTCGCCAACCTCGCGTACCTGCTGGAGCACGACCTCCAGGGCAACGCCCGCCGCGTCGGCGGCCTGCTCCTGGAGCGTCTGCGCGCCATCTCCGCGACCGTGCCCGCCGTACGGGAGGTCCGCGGCCGGGGCCTGATGGCCGGGCTGGAGCTGACGAGGCCCGGCACCGACGAGGCCGACCCGGAGGCGGCGGCGGCCGTACTGGAGGCCGCCCGCGAAGGCGGCCTGCTGCTCGGCAAGGGCGGCGGGTACAACACCAGCGTGCTGCGCATCGCGCCGCCGCTCTCCCTCACCGTCGCCGAGGCGGAAGAGGGCGCCGAGATCCTCGAACGGGCCCTGCACAGCATCGTGTGA
- a CDS encoding nitrilase-related carbon-nitrogen hydrolase, protein MAQVVRAALVQATWTGDTESMIAKHEEHARRAAADGAQIIGFQEVFNAPYFCQVQEPEHYRWAEPVPDGPTVQRMQALARETGMVVVVPVFELESEGFYYNTAAVIDADGSYLGKYRKHHIPQVKGFWEKYYFRPGNLGWPVFDTAVGRVGVYICYDRHFPEGWRALGLAGAQLVFNPSATSRSLSSYLWQLEQPAAAVANEYFIAAINRVGQEEYGDNDFYGTSYFVDPRGQFVGEVASGKDEELLVRDLDFDLIKQVRDQWAFYRDRRPDAYGGLVQP, encoded by the coding sequence ATGGCCCAAGTCGTCCGCGCCGCACTCGTCCAGGCCACCTGGACCGGAGACACCGAGTCGATGATCGCCAAGCACGAGGAGCACGCCCGGCGGGCGGCCGCCGACGGCGCGCAGATCATCGGCTTCCAAGAGGTGTTCAACGCCCCCTACTTCTGCCAGGTCCAGGAACCCGAGCACTACCGCTGGGCCGAGCCCGTCCCCGACGGCCCCACCGTCCAGCGGATGCAGGCCCTCGCCCGGGAGACCGGCATGGTCGTCGTCGTTCCGGTCTTCGAGCTCGAATCCGAGGGTTTCTACTACAACACCGCCGCCGTCATCGACGCCGACGGCAGCTATCTCGGCAAGTACCGCAAACACCACATCCCCCAGGTCAAGGGCTTCTGGGAGAAGTACTACTTCCGCCCGGGCAACCTCGGCTGGCCCGTCTTCGACACCGCCGTGGGCCGGGTCGGCGTCTACATCTGCTACGACCGCCACTTCCCCGAGGGCTGGCGCGCCCTGGGCCTGGCCGGAGCCCAGCTCGTCTTCAACCCGTCCGCCACCTCCCGCAGCCTGTCCTCCTACCTCTGGCAGCTGGAACAGCCCGCCGCGGCCGTCGCCAACGAGTACTTCATCGCCGCGATCAACCGCGTCGGCCAGGAGGAGTACGGCGACAACGACTTCTACGGCACCAGCTACTTCGTCGACCCCCGCGGCCAGTTCGTCGGGGAGGTCGCCAGCGGAAAGGACGAGGAACTCCTCGTCCGGGACCTCGACTTCGACCTGATCAAGCAGGTCCGCGACCAGTGGGCCTTCTACCGCGACCGCCGCCCCGACGCCTACGGAGGACTCGTTCAGCCGTGA